A genome region from Methanobacterium aggregans includes the following:
- a CDS encoding DUF6790 family protein produces MEIMYVLPVLAVLVSFSHLFISKKPRTKDRVVEIFLMYSLVILVGLSSIWAFMGHAFASAEVAAYIGWPAGSPFQFEVACANLALGVIGIMCLKFRDNFWTATVTAFTIFYWGAAYGHVMDMIQHGNHAPGNVGAPIYFDIILPTILIVLLVAHKILEKNNQKQ; encoded by the coding sequence ATGGAAATCATGTACGTATTACCAGTTTTAGCAGTTTTAGTTTCGTTTTCACATCTTTTTATAAGTAAAAAACCACGAACCAAAGATCGGGTTGTGGAAATCTTTTTAATGTATTCTTTGGTTATATTGGTAGGTTTAAGTTCTATATGGGCATTTATGGGTCATGCATTTGCCTCAGCGGAGGTTGCAGCCTATATTGGTTGGCCTGCTGGAAGTCCATTCCAGTTTGAAGTGGCATGTGCAAACCTTGCCCTTGGAGTTATAGGAATAATGTGCCTGAAGTTCCGGGACAACTTCTGGACTGCAACAGTTACTGCGTTCACCATATTTTACTGGGGAGCAGCATACGGCCATGTAATGGACATGATCCAGCATGGTAACCATGCACCAGGTAATGTAGGAGCCCCAATTTACTTCGATATTATACTCCCTACCATCTTAATAGTTCTCCTTGTAGCCCATAAAATTCTTGAAAAAAATAACCAAAAACAGTAA
- a CDS encoding inorganic phosphate transporter yields MELLLIIGIVTAVYMAFNIAANDIGNSMGTVVGSGALKMRNALILGALFEFIGAIFLGANVIKTVGSGIVPPEFMSILGAFVITLSAGIWITITLIKKIPISGSDAIVSSVLGYGIAYAGLHNLNLVTAGYIALSWLTSPLIGLAAGFVVYFLLKRVLLKPGNRNISYKDRLEKVFSYLQIGSSSLAALGVGAIDIAAATGVLYVTVGSSMGFSIKFLGALGLVLGILIAGNRITDTIGRRITELVPTRGFSAQISAGTITLLFAFYGMPISPTQTLVGSVIGVGLARGTSTVKLDVIKHIATTWIFTIPACILISASLYFLTSYLIGFLG; encoded by the coding sequence ATGGAACTCCTGCTGATCATTGGTATTGTAACTGCAGTTTACATGGCATTCAACATTGCAGCCAACGATATTGGAAACTCAATGGGCACTGTTGTTGGAAGTGGAGCTCTTAAAATGAGAAATGCCCTTATCTTAGGGGCATTATTCGAATTTATCGGTGCTATCTTCCTTGGAGCTAACGTTATAAAGACTGTTGGCAGCGGTATCGTGCCTCCAGAGTTCATGTCAATTCTGGGTGCCTTTGTTATAACCCTTTCTGCAGGAATCTGGATAACCATAACCCTCATAAAGAAGATACCCATATCTGGATCCGATGCCATTGTAAGTTCAGTTTTGGGTTATGGAATTGCATACGCAGGATTGCACAACCTCAACCTGGTTACTGCAGGTTACATAGCACTCAGTTGGCTCACATCTCCACTTATTGGTCTTGCAGCTGGTTTTGTAGTTTACTTCCTACTGAAGAGGGTGCTTTTGAAGCCTGGAAACAGAAACATCTCCTACAAGGACAGGCTGGAGAAGGTTTTTTCATACCTTCAGATAGGAAGTTCTTCACTGGCAGCTTTAGGCGTTGGTGCTATAGATATTGCAGCTGCAACAGGTGTGCTGTACGTTACTGTTGGCTCCAGCATGGGTTTTTCAATAAAATTTTTAGGTGCCCTTGGACTGGTCCTTGGAATTTTAATTGCAGGAAATCGTATAACCGATACAATAGGTCGTAGGATCACTGAACTCGTTCCAACAAGGGGTTTTTCAGCCCAGATTTCTGCTGGAACAATAACACTGCTTTTTGCATTCTATGGAATGCCAATATCCCCTACACAAACCCTTGTGGGTTCTGTGATTGGTGTTGGACTTGCCAGAGGAACTTCAACTGTGAAGCTGGACGTTATAAAACATATAGCAACAACCTGGATATTCACCATCCCTGCATGTATCCTGATCTCTGCATCCCTTTACTTCCTAACTTCCTACTTAATTGGATTTCTGGGATAA